Proteins encoded by one window of Streptomyces sp. LX-29:
- a CDS encoding DUF445 domain-containing protein, which yields MTGFTVDSPADAEKRRGLRRMKTLATGLLLAVAAVYALATWAGSAGAGAWTAYVAAAAEAGMVGALADWFAVTALFRRPLGLPIPHTAIIPTKKDQLGVNLGEFVGDNFLSAEVVRLRLSAVGIGARLGTWLSEPAHADRVTAELATALRGALTVLRDSDVQAVVGEAITRRAEAHEIAPGLGALLDKVVADGGHHRVVDLVCVRAHEWLTRHGDSVMTAVVGGAPGWTPRFVDRKVGERVYKELLRFVGEMRDMPDHPARGAVDRFLADFAADLRSDPDTRARVERLKSEVLGRGEVQELIASAWNAVRAMIVAAAEDERSELRLRARASILSLGARMSTEERLRGKVDGWLADAAVYVVTTYRDEITSLITETIAGWDAEHTSRKIETHIGRDLQFIRINGTVVGALAGLCIYAVSHALGG from the coding sequence ATGACCGGCTTCACCGTGGACAGCCCGGCGGACGCGGAGAAGCGGCGCGGACTGCGCCGCATGAAGACCCTCGCGACCGGGCTGCTGCTCGCCGTCGCCGCCGTGTACGCGCTCGCCACCTGGGCCGGGAGCGCCGGGGCCGGCGCCTGGACGGCCTATGTGGCCGCGGCCGCCGAGGCGGGCATGGTGGGCGCGCTGGCGGACTGGTTCGCGGTCACCGCGCTGTTCCGGCGGCCGCTGGGGCTGCCCATCCCGCACACCGCCATCATCCCCACCAAGAAGGACCAGTTGGGGGTGAACCTGGGCGAGTTCGTCGGCGACAACTTCCTCTCCGCCGAGGTGGTGCGGCTACGGCTGAGCGCGGTCGGCATCGGCGCGCGGCTCGGCACCTGGCTGTCCGAACCCGCCCACGCCGACCGGGTGACGGCCGAGCTGGCGACCGCGCTGCGCGGTGCGCTCACCGTGCTGCGCGACTCCGATGTGCAGGCCGTCGTGGGCGAGGCCATCACCCGGCGGGCCGAAGCGCACGAGATCGCCCCCGGCCTCGGCGCGCTGCTGGACAAGGTCGTCGCCGACGGCGGCCACCACCGGGTGGTGGACCTGGTGTGCGTGCGCGCCCACGAGTGGCTGACGCGGCACGGCGACTCCGTCATGACGGCGGTCGTCGGCGGCGCGCCCGGCTGGACGCCACGCTTCGTGGACCGCAAGGTCGGCGAGCGCGTCTACAAGGAGCTGCTGCGGTTCGTCGGGGAGATGCGCGACATGCCGGACCACCCGGCCCGCGGAGCCGTCGACCGTTTCCTCGCCGACTTCGCCGCCGACCTGCGGTCCGACCCCGACACCCGGGCCCGGGTGGAGCGGCTGAAGTCGGAGGTGCTCGGGCGCGGGGAGGTGCAGGAGCTGATCGCCTCCGCCTGGAACGCGGTCCGCGCCATGATCGTGGCCGCCGCCGAGGACGAGCGCAGCGAGCTGCGGCTGCGGGCGCGCGCCTCGATCCTGTCGCTGGGAGCCCGGATGAGCACCGAGGAGCGGCTGCGGGGGAAGGTCGACGGCTGGCTGGCGGACGCGGCGGTCTACGTGGTGACCACCTACCGGGACGAGATCACCTCGCTGATCACCGAGACCATCGCCGGCTGGGACGCCGAGCACACCTCCCGCAAGATCGAGACCCACATCGGCCGGGACCTCCAGTTCATCCGCATCAACGGCACCGTGGTGGGCGCCCTGGCGGGGCTGTGCATCTACGCGGTCTCCCACGCCCTGGGCGGCTGA
- a CDS encoding class E sortase, translating to MRQRAPAVLVQSPRARRRAALARALWGVAETALTLGVVLLLLVVHQLWWTNRQAREGARREVAALERRWDAAEPGPSSGGGAATGPRAGPEDGADGGGTSGPGGTERPRGAGRSATPAPGRAYAVLRIPRLGLAVPIAEGVGRRGVLNKGYAGHYPRSAPPGGVGNFALAGHRNAHGEPFRHLDRLRPGDTVRVDTAEVRYTYAVERTLPRTSPGDGTVLAPVPYSSTHPGHRFTRPGHYLTLTTCTPAFSSRYRLVVWGTLRAAAPR from the coding sequence GTGCGGCAGCGGGCACCAGCGGTCCTCGTGCAGAGCCCCCGTGCGCGCCGCCGGGCCGCGCTGGCCCGGGCGCTGTGGGGCGTCGCGGAGACCGCGCTCACGCTGGGCGTGGTCCTGTTGCTGCTCGTCGTCCACCAACTGTGGTGGACCAACCGGCAGGCGCGGGAGGGCGCCCGACGGGAGGTGGCCGCGCTGGAGCGGCGGTGGGACGCGGCGGAGCCCGGTCCCTCGTCCGGCGGCGGGGCGGCCACCGGACCGCGCGCGGGCCCGGAGGACGGCGCGGACGGCGGCGGGACCTCCGGGCCGGGCGGGACGGAGCGCCCGCGCGGCGCGGGGCGGTCCGCAACCCCGGCCCCCGGCCGGGCGTACGCCGTCCTCCGCATCCCCCGGCTCGGACTGGCCGTGCCCATCGCGGAGGGCGTCGGTCGCCGCGGGGTGCTCAACAAGGGCTACGCCGGCCACTATCCGCGCAGCGCGCCGCCGGGCGGGGTCGGGAACTTCGCGCTGGCGGGCCACCGCAACGCCCACGGCGAGCCGTTCCGCCACCTGGACCGACTGCGTCCCGGGGACACGGTGCGGGTGGACACCGCGGAGGTCCGCTACACCTACGCGGTCGAGCGCACCCTGCCGCGCACCTCGCCCGGCGACGGCACGGTCCTCGCCCCGGTGCCGTACAGCTCCACCCACCCCGGCCACCGCTTCACCCGGCCGGGCCACTATCTGACGCTGACGACCTGCACGCCCGCCTTCAGCTCCCGCTACCGGCTGGTGGTGTGGGGCACGCTGCGCGCGGCGGCGCCGCGCTAG
- a CDS encoding DUF3311 domain-containing protein: MLRSPSHLWLLVPYVLYLGAIPLANRVHPTVLGLPFLFCYILLATLLTPVAVWLTWRADRGRARGERR; encoded by the coding sequence GTGCTTCGTTCTCCGTCCCACCTGTGGCTGCTGGTGCCCTACGTGCTCTATCTGGGCGCGATACCGCTGGCCAACCGGGTCCACCCGACCGTCCTCGGGCTGCCCTTCCTGTTCTGCTACATCCTGCTGGCGACGCTGCTGACGCCGGTGGCCGTCTGGCTCACCTGGCGAGCCGACCGCGGTCGCGCCCGGGGTGAGCGCCGG